The window GGCGCCGTCAGCCAGGACGCGGATGCCGATGCCGAGCGACTGGCTGTCGGCCACGTGCCCTATCTTGCCGTTCTTGGTGGCGAGCCCGCGCTGGCGCTCGTCTACGATGCGGCAGTCGGCGAACTGCACGCCGCGCGCGCTGCATACATTCAGCGCCCAACTGGCAATTTCCTTCATGCTCATAACCAGCAGACATGATAAATGAGGAGCGGGAGTTGCGGGATGAAGAGGCGGAAATCGGCGCTGAAGGTCGTTAACCTGGAGCAGGACATGCCGACGGTGCCGCTGGCATTGTCATTGCTGAATGACGCGCTGCGGATGGCACGAGCCGAGGGGTATGCGGCGGTAAAGATCATCCATGGGTACGGCTCTTCCGGGAAAGGCGGCGCGATTCGCATGGCGGTGCAGGCGGAGTTGATGCAGCGGGCGCGCGCCGGAGAACTACGCGCGTTCATCGCCGGCGAGGAGTGGCGGATTTCCGACGAGCGCTCGTGGGCGCTGTTGCAGTCTTGTCCTGAGCTGAAACAAGACACCGATTTGGGGCGGGGGAACAAGGGGATTTCGATTGTGGTGCTGTGACCGGCGACGAAGGCGGAATGTTGACCTGGCTGGCTGGCGAACGCGCTAGTGACTCCCGTGACAGTTCAGGGTACACTTCCCGGCCATCTCCGCGAAATTCATGGCCACAGACAAGTCAGAGCGGCTCCTCGCACGGCTTGAGGAAAGCAAGCGCCGTTTCGGCCCCGGCGAAGCCGCGCGCGCGGAGATGGCCATCGCCGCCGCGGGCAAGGTGCGCTTCCGCGACGCGCAGTCTCTCATCCGCTTTCACGACGCACTTCTCTTCTCGCGCGCGTTCCCGCAAGGGCCCGGTGTGGTGCGCATCAGCGAAGCGCTGCTCGCGGGCATGCACGCGCGGGTCGAGCAATTGCGCGCCTCCGGCGCCGACATGTCCGCTTTCGACGACGAATCGGTCTCCGGCATCGCCGGCATTGAAATCGTGGACACGTTTCCTTACGAGATCGCCGCCTGGCTGGCGCAGTCGTATCCGCAGCACGTCGAAATCTGCTGGGACGCCGACATCAACTCCGCACGCCTGGCCAACACCTGGCCGCGCTTCATGCCGCTGCTCGATGAAGACGGCTTCGTCGAGCCTGACGTGCCCTATCGCGAGTGGCTGGATGCGGCTCGCGGCAACGAGCCCGAAGTAGCGTGGCTGTTGCGGCGCTTTGCCTCGCTCAACATGCCCGAGCGCGGCCAGGCGGAACTGTACGAATCGCTACAACTGCCGGTGCAGTGGAACCTCGGCGGGCTTCCCGCCAGCCGCACTCTCGCCCGCGGCAACTCGCGCCCGGCGTTCTTTCATCGCGAGCCGCTCATCCGCCGCGGCGACGTCTCCCTGGCGCGCGAACTCGCTTCCCCACTCAGCCTGGAGACCCTCTCGCCCGGCGAAAGCGCCGCCATGATCAACATGGGGCGCGAGGTGCTGACCGTCCGCTACCGCGGGCTCTACGGCATGACGTTCGGAGCGCCGCCGGTCTATCTCGCCGAGGCCGGGCGCGGCACGCAGATTTTTATCTGGGGACTTCCACCCAGCCGGCGTTTCCCTCTGCGCACTTACGCTGCGGGGTTCACGCTCAAGAACGGAATTCCGATCAACTACCTGGAAGCGATCGCA is drawn from Terriglobia bacterium and contains these coding sequences:
- a CDS encoding Smr/MutS family protein — translated: MKRRKSALKVVNLEQDMPTVPLALSLLNDALRMARAEGYAAVKIIHGYGSSGKGGAIRMAVQAELMQRARAGELRAFIAGEEWRISDERSWALLQSCPELKQDTDLGRGNKGISIVVL